The following are encoded together in the Cicer arietinum cultivar CDC Frontier isolate Library 1 chromosome 2, Cicar.CDCFrontier_v2.0, whole genome shotgun sequence genome:
- the LOC113783897 gene encoding purple acid phosphatase 18-like isoform X2, producing MELIKFILVTISTLLISATITAEYVRPLPRNTLNIQWPWDSKSHSYPQQVHISLAGDKHMRITWITEDKHSSSFVEYGTLPGRYDSMAEGECTSYNYLLYSSGKIHHTVIGPLEHDTVYFYRCGGQGPEFQLKTPPAQYPITFAVAGDLGQTGWTKSTLDHIDQCKYDVYLLPGDLSYADCMQHLWDSFGRLVEPLASARPWMVTEGNHEEENILFLTDEFVSYNSRWKMPFEESGSTSNLYYSFEVAGVHVIMLGSYADYDESSEQYTWLMADLSKVDRTRTPWLLVLFHVPWYNSNRAQQGAGDDMMAVMEPLLYAASVDLVIAETCV from the exons ATGGAACTAATCAAATTCATTCTTGTTACTATTTCAACGCTTCTAATTTCTGCAACCATCACTGCTGAATACGTTCGCCCTTTACCTCGAAATACCTTAAACATCCAATGGCCATGGGATTCAAAATCTCACTCTTACCCTCAACAG gtgCACATTTCTTTGGCCGGAGACAAGCACATGAGAATTACATGGATAACTGAAGACAAACATTCATCTTCATTTGTAGAATATGGAACATTACCTGGTAGATATGATTCAATGGCTGAAGGAGAATGCACCTCTTATAATTATCTGTTATATAGCTCAGGAAAGATACACCATACTGTAATTGGACCTTTGGAACATGACACCGTGTACTTTTACCGATGTGGTGGACAAGGTCCTGAGTTTCAGCTCAAAACTCCTCCGGCTCAATATCCAATTACTTTTGCAGTGGCAGGGGATTTGGGTCAAACTGGTTGGACTAAATCAACATTAGATCACATTGATCAATGTAAATATGATGTTTACCTTCTTCCGGGTGACCTTTCATATGCTGATTGTATGCAACATCTTTGGGACTCGTTTGGTAGACTAGTGGAGCCACTCGCTAGTGCGAGGCCGTGGATGGTAACAGAAGGAAATCATGAAGAGGAGAATATACTATTTTTGACGGATGAATTTGTATCGTATAATTCTAGATGGAAAATGCCGTTTGAGGAAAGTGGATCAACTTCAAATCTGTATTATTCTTTTGAAGTTGCAGGTGTTCATGTTATCATGCTAGGGTCTTATGCAGATTATGATGAGTCCTCAGAACAATACACATGGCTAATG GCAGATCTGTCAAAGGTGGACAGGACAAGGACACCTTGGCTGCTTGTGTTATTTCACGTGCCATGGTATAATAGTAACAGAGCTCAGCAAGGTGCAGGGGATGATATGATGGCAGTCATGGAACCATTGCTTTATGCTGCTAGTGTTGATTTAGTTATTGCTG AAACGTGTGTATAA
- the LOC101509516 gene encoding uncharacterized protein has protein sequence MVFSTTHIQITLRIKPWYRHNLLLRRSFKTFLSMSQGKSKRPICPSCSKPTRTCLCSRILTPPIPNSVNVTILQHSLECSHPLNSTRIAKIGLKNLTIATVSDVNFESRFFIRLLNPNSNSVEKVPKGSFFNEIEETHKFFHGKNSNLIDTDSADLKNGENVNQASSIGGGFVVNDEVEKISIHSNCEENGEPDIAVTIGKYGAISSLSHIWMKQCESHELSFDKILSCPEACESLSKGFLVKKLQKKQMNREENVEECEEFELEVCRGSVLLFPSDKAVSVGDLDAIGFEVKNLIVLDGTWAKAKRIYSENPWLNVLPHLKLEVNEMSLYSDVRQQPKAGYLSTIESIVFALKALGENHKGLNNLLDTFESMVGDQRRCKDERLSKLEEVA, from the coding sequence ATGGTTTTTTCTACTACTCATATCCAAATCACGTTGCGAATCAAACCTTGGTACCGACACAACCTCCTTCTACGACGATCCTTTAAAACGTTTCTGTCAATGTCGCAGGGAAAATCCAAAAGACCAATTTGCCCTTCATGTTCCAAACCCACTCGAACGTGTCTCTGCTCTCGAATCCTAACCCCTCCTATCCCAAATTCCGTTAATGTAACCATTCTTCAGCACTCTCTAGAGTGTAGTCACCCCCTTAATTCTACAAGAATCGCTAAAATTGGTCTCAAGAATCTCACAATTGCCACTGTTTCTGATGTTAATTTTGAATCTCGCTTCTTTATTCGGTTACTCAATCCCAATTCAAATTCTGTTGAAAAAGTTCCAAAAGGTTCgttttttaatgaaattgaaGAGACCCATAAGTTTTTTCATGGTAAAAATTCAAACTTGATTGATACTGATAGTGCTGATTTGAAAAATGGTGAAAATGTTAATCAAGCAAGTAGCATTGGTGGTGGTTTTGTGGTGAATGATGAAGTTGAGAAAATTTCAATTCATTCAAACTGTGAAGAGAATGGAGAACCTGATATTGCTGTTACTATTGGTAAATATGGTGCTATTAGTTCTCTGTCTCATATTTGGATGAAGCAATGTGAATCTCATGAGTTAAGCTTTGACAAGATTTTGTCTTGTCCTGAGGCTTGTGAATCACTCTCAAAAGGGTTTTTGGTGAAGAAGTTGCAAAAGAAGCAAATGAATAGGGAGGAAAACGTGGAAGAGTGTGAGGAATTTGAGCTCGAGGTTTGTCGTGGATCGGTTCTACTTTTTCCTTCGGATAAGGCGGTTAGTGTTGGTGATTTGGATGCTATTGGTTTTGAGGTGAAGAACTTGATTGTTCTTGATGGAACATGGGCTAAGGCTAAAAGGATTTACAGTGAGAATCCTTGGTTGAACGTTTTGCCGCATTTGAAGTTGGAAGTGAATGAGATGAGCTTGTATAGTGATGTGAGGCAACAGCCTAAAGCTGGCTATTTGTCTACCATTGAGAGCATTGTGTTTGCTTTGAAGGCACTTGGGGAGAATCACAAGGGTTTGAATAATCTGTTGGATACTTTTGAATCCATGGTTGGAGACCAAAGAAGATGTAAAGATGAAAGACTGAGCAAACTTGAAGAAGTTGCTTAG
- the LOC101508982 gene encoding purple acid phosphatase 18-like isoform X2, whose product MRITWITEDKHSSSFVEYGTLPGRYDSMAEGECTSYNYLLYSSGKIHHTVIGPLEHDTVYFYRCGGQGPEFQLKTPPAQYPITFAVAGDLGQTGWTKSTLDHIDQCKYDVYLLPGDLSYADCMQHLWDSFGRLVEPLASARPWMVTEGNHEEENILFLTDEFVSYNSRWKMPFEESGSTSNLYYSFEVAGVHVIMLGSYADYDESSEQYTWLMSDLSKVDRTRTPWLLVLFHVPWYNSNKAHQGAGDDMMAVMEPLLYAASVDLVIAGHVHAYERSKRVYNGRLDRCGAVHITIGDGGNREGLAHRYINPQPNWSEFREASFGHGELKIVNSTHAFWSWHRNDYDESVKADDIWITSLVGSGCVDHKRHELRSMLMTP is encoded by the exons ATGAGAATTACATGGATAACTGAAGACAAACATTCATCTTCATTTGTAGAATATGGAACATTACCTGGTAGATATGATTCAATGGCTGAAGGAGAATGCACCTCTTATAATTATCTGTTATATAGCTCAGGAAAGATACACCATACTGTAATTGGACCTTTGGAACATGACACCGTGTACTTTTACCGATGTGGTGGACAAGGTCCTGAGTTTCAGCTCAAAACTCCTCCGGCTCAATATCCAATTACTTTTGCAGTGGCAGGGGATTTGGGTCAAACTGGTTGGACTAAATCAACATTAGATCACATTGATCAATGTAAATATGATGTTTACCTTCTTCCGGGTGACCTTTCATATGCTGATTGTATGCAACATCTTTGGGACTCGTTTGGTAGACTAGTGGAGCCACTCGCTAGTGCGAGGCCGTGGATGGTAACAGAAGGAAATCATGAAGAGGAGAATATACTATTTTTGACGGATGAATTTGTATCGTATAATTCTAGATGGAAAATGCCGTTTGAGGAAAGTGGATCAACTTCAAATCTGTATTATTCTTTTGAAGTTGCAGGTGTTCATGTTATCATGCTAGGGTCTTATGCAGATTATGATGAGTCCTCAGAACAATACACATGGCTAATG TCAGATCTGTCAAAGGTGGACAGGACAAGGACACCTTGGCTGCTTGTGTTATTTCATGTGCCATGGTATAATAGTAACAAAGCTCATCAAGGTGCAGGGGATGATATGATGGCAGTCATGGAACCATTGCTTTATGCTGCTAGTGTTGATTTAGTTATTGCTGGTCATGTTCATGCTTATGAACGTTCG AAACGTGTGTATAATGGAAGATTGGATCGTTGTGGTGCTGTTCATATAACTATTGGTGATGGGGGAAACAGAGAAGGCTTAGCTCATAG GTACATAAATCCACAGCCAAATTGGTCAGAATTCCGCGAAGCCAGTTTTGGTCATGGCGAGCTTAAGATTGTAAACTCAACTCACGCCTTCTGGAGTTGGCATAGGAACGATTACGACGAGTCAGTTAAAGCTGATGACATCTGGATAACCTCGTTGGTCGGCTCAGGATGTGTTGATCATAAGAGACATGAGCTCAGGAGTATGCTTATGACACCCTAA
- the LOC101508982 gene encoding purple acid phosphatase 18-like isoform X1: MITLYACSFKVHISLAGDKHMRITWITEDKHSSSFVEYGTLPGRYDSMAEGECTSYNYLLYSSGKIHHTVIGPLEHDTVYFYRCGGQGPEFQLKTPPAQYPITFAVAGDLGQTGWTKSTLDHIDQCKYDVYLLPGDLSYADCMQHLWDSFGRLVEPLASARPWMVTEGNHEEENILFLTDEFVSYNSRWKMPFEESGSTSNLYYSFEVAGVHVIMLGSYADYDESSEQYTWLMSDLSKVDRTRTPWLLVLFHVPWYNSNKAHQGAGDDMMAVMEPLLYAASVDLVIAGHVHAYERSKRVYNGRLDRCGAVHITIGDGGNREGLAHRYINPQPNWSEFREASFGHGELKIVNSTHAFWSWHRNDYDESVKADDIWITSLVGSGCVDHKRHELRSMLMTP; the protein is encoded by the exons ATGATAACTCTTTATGCATGTTCATTTAAG gtgCACATTTCTTTGGCCGGAGACAAGCACATGAGAATTACATGGATAACTGAAGACAAACATTCATCTTCATTTGTAGAATATGGAACATTACCTGGTAGATATGATTCAATGGCTGAAGGAGAATGCACCTCTTATAATTATCTGTTATATAGCTCAGGAAAGATACACCATACTGTAATTGGACCTTTGGAACATGACACCGTGTACTTTTACCGATGTGGTGGACAAGGTCCTGAGTTTCAGCTCAAAACTCCTCCGGCTCAATATCCAATTACTTTTGCAGTGGCAGGGGATTTGGGTCAAACTGGTTGGACTAAATCAACATTAGATCACATTGATCAATGTAAATATGATGTTTACCTTCTTCCGGGTGACCTTTCATATGCTGATTGTATGCAACATCTTTGGGACTCGTTTGGTAGACTAGTGGAGCCACTCGCTAGTGCGAGGCCGTGGATGGTAACAGAAGGAAATCATGAAGAGGAGAATATACTATTTTTGACGGATGAATTTGTATCGTATAATTCTAGATGGAAAATGCCGTTTGAGGAAAGTGGATCAACTTCAAATCTGTATTATTCTTTTGAAGTTGCAGGTGTTCATGTTATCATGCTAGGGTCTTATGCAGATTATGATGAGTCCTCAGAACAATACACATGGCTAATG TCAGATCTGTCAAAGGTGGACAGGACAAGGACACCTTGGCTGCTTGTGTTATTTCATGTGCCATGGTATAATAGTAACAAAGCTCATCAAGGTGCAGGGGATGATATGATGGCAGTCATGGAACCATTGCTTTATGCTGCTAGTGTTGATTTAGTTATTGCTGGTCATGTTCATGCTTATGAACGTTCG AAACGTGTGTATAATGGAAGATTGGATCGTTGTGGTGCTGTTCATATAACTATTGGTGATGGGGGAAACAGAGAAGGCTTAGCTCATAG GTACATAAATCCACAGCCAAATTGGTCAGAATTCCGCGAAGCCAGTTTTGGTCATGGCGAGCTTAAGATTGTAAACTCAACTCACGCCTTCTGGAGTTGGCATAGGAACGATTACGACGAGTCAGTTAAAGCTGATGACATCTGGATAACCTCGTTGGTCGGCTCAGGATGTGTTGATCATAAGAGACATGAGCTCAGGAGTATGCTTATGACACCCTAA
- the LOC101509837 gene encoding probable disease resistance protein At1g52660 yields MTGTICYNIIRYAVIPVVVAGVRMGVSMALDEIDGMKYVSDLFGKVFNEIEREKNNMILNRDLVLVKVQANDHKTEKINDVVFEWLKETEILIQQVENLTVEANPRSWNECRKLLKKVIELNLKCEFDPFSISIPSLEHFSFGNIVCLKTIENTSDELLEALQDDNCSIVGFYGRQGSGKTTLVKAMCEKVKYLKIFHEVLFANVTQNPNIRTMQDEIADSLNMKFDKNSEAGRARRIFSTIESMDRPILVVFDDVRVKFDPEDVGIPCSSNRCKVLMITRCQQDCDMMYCQKDIRLGPLSSEEAWTLFKKHSSIDDEEYSSSFDLLNVAREVAIECEGLPGIIKDVGSSLRSKPIEEWKASLDSMRHSMARWQIFISFRGEDTRYSFTGSLYQALCNGGFKTFMDDGGLHTGDQISPSLINAIEASRLSIIVLSENYANSSWCLEELVKIIECKNLKKQLVWPIFYKVEPSDIRHLRKCYGRDMAQHESIFGINSERVQNWRSALFEVSNLSGKAYTTGYEYEFIEKIVEDVNRIKNRLQIRSV; encoded by the exons ATGA CAGGAACTATATGCTATAATATTATTCGATATGCAGTCATTCCTGTTGTTGTTGCTGGGGTAAGGATGGGGGTAAGCATGGCATTAGATGAAATTGATGGAATGAAATATGTTTCTGATTTGTTTGGAAAAGTGTTCAATGaaattgaaagagaaaagaataatatgattttaaatcGAGATCTTGTGCTTGTAAAAGTTCAAGCAAATGATCATAAAACCGAAAAGATCAACgatgttgtgtttgagtggctAAAAGAAACTGAGATACTCATACAACAGGTGGAGAATTTGACAGTGGAAGCTAATCCAAGATCATGGAATGAATGTAGGAAGTTGCTGAAGAAAGTAATTGAACTTAATTTGAAATGTGAGTTTGATCCATTTTCAATCTCAATTCCTAGTTTAGAGCACTTCTCTTTTGGAAATATTGTGTGTTTAAAGACTATAGAGAATACTTCAGATGAACTTTTAGAGGCACTGCAAGATGATAATTGTTCTATAGTTGGATTTTATGGTAGGCAAGGTTCAGGTAAAACAACATTGGTGAAAGCAATGTGTGAGAAAGTCAAgtatttgaagatttttcatGAGGTTTTATTTGCCAATGTGACTCAAAATCCAAATATCAGAACAATGCAAGATGAAATTGCTGACTCATTGAAtatgaaatttgataaaaaCAGTGAAGCTGGTAGAGCTAGAAGAATATTCTCTACAATAGAAAGTATGGATCGTCCGATTCTTGTGGTTTTCGATGATGTTCGAGTGAAATTCGATCCAGAGGATGTAGGCATTCCTTGTAGCAGTAATCGATGCAAAGTCCTTATGATCACGCGTTGCCAACAAGACTGTGACATGATGTACTGTCAAAAGGATATTCGTCTTGGTCCTTTATCTTCAGAAGAAGCttggactttgttcaaaaaacATTCAAGCATTGATGACGAGGAGTACTCCTCCTCGTTCGATTTATTGAATGTGGCGCGCGAAGTTGCTATTGAATGTGAAGGGTTACCTGGTATAATTAAAGATGTTGGATCTTCCTTAAGAAGTAAACCAATTGAAGAATGGAAAGCATCACTAGATAGTATGAGACATTCAATGGCTAGATGGCAGATTTTTATCAGTTTTAGAGGGGAAGATACTCGTTACTCTTTTACTGGTTCTCTTTATCAAGCTTTATGTAATGGAGGATTTAAGACATTCATGGATGATGGAGGACTCCACACTGGAGACCAAATTTCACCATCTCTTATAAATGCAATCGAAGCGTCGAGGCTTTCGATTATTGTTTTATCCGAAAACTATGCAAATTCCTCATGGTGTCTTGAGGAACTTGTCAAGATTATTGAGTGTAAGAATTTGAAGAAACAATTAGTTTGGCCAATCTTTTACAAAGTGGAGCCATCAGACATAAGGCATCTCAGAAAATGTTATGGTAGAGACATGGCTCAACATGAAAGTATATTTGGAATCAACTCAGAGAGAGTACAAAATTGGAGATCAGCTTTGTTTGAAGTGTCTAATTTATCCGGAAAAGCTTATACAACGGG GTATGAATATGAATTTATTGAAAAGATTGTAGAAGATGTTAATCGTATTAAAAATCGTTTGCAAATACGAAGTGTGTAG
- the LOC113783897 gene encoding purple acid phosphatase 18-like isoform X1, which translates to MELIKFILVTISTLLISATITAEYVRPLPRNTLNIQWPWDSKSHSYPQQVHISLAGDKHMRITWITEDKHSSSFVEYGTLPGRYDSMAEGECTSYNYLLYSSGKIHHTVIGPLEHDTVYFYRCGGQGPEFQLKTPPAQYPITFAVAGDLGQTGWTKSTLDHIDQCKYDVYLLPGDLSYADCMQHLWDSFGRLVEPLASARPWMVTEGNHEEENILFLTDEFVSYNSRWKMPFEESGSTSNLYYSFEVAGVHVIMLGSYADYDESSEQYTWLMADLSKVDRTRTPWLLVLFHVPWYNSNRAQQGAGDDMMAVMEPLLYAASVDLVIAGNVHAYERSKRVYNGRLDRCGAVHITIGDGGNREGLAHR; encoded by the exons ATGGAACTAATCAAATTCATTCTTGTTACTATTTCAACGCTTCTAATTTCTGCAACCATCACTGCTGAATACGTTCGCCCTTTACCTCGAAATACCTTAAACATCCAATGGCCATGGGATTCAAAATCTCACTCTTACCCTCAACAG gtgCACATTTCTTTGGCCGGAGACAAGCACATGAGAATTACATGGATAACTGAAGACAAACATTCATCTTCATTTGTAGAATATGGAACATTACCTGGTAGATATGATTCAATGGCTGAAGGAGAATGCACCTCTTATAATTATCTGTTATATAGCTCAGGAAAGATACACCATACTGTAATTGGACCTTTGGAACATGACACCGTGTACTTTTACCGATGTGGTGGACAAGGTCCTGAGTTTCAGCTCAAAACTCCTCCGGCTCAATATCCAATTACTTTTGCAGTGGCAGGGGATTTGGGTCAAACTGGTTGGACTAAATCAACATTAGATCACATTGATCAATGTAAATATGATGTTTACCTTCTTCCGGGTGACCTTTCATATGCTGATTGTATGCAACATCTTTGGGACTCGTTTGGTAGACTAGTGGAGCCACTCGCTAGTGCGAGGCCGTGGATGGTAACAGAAGGAAATCATGAAGAGGAGAATATACTATTTTTGACGGATGAATTTGTATCGTATAATTCTAGATGGAAAATGCCGTTTGAGGAAAGTGGATCAACTTCAAATCTGTATTATTCTTTTGAAGTTGCAGGTGTTCATGTTATCATGCTAGGGTCTTATGCAGATTATGATGAGTCCTCAGAACAATACACATGGCTAATG GCAGATCTGTCAAAGGTGGACAGGACAAGGACACCTTGGCTGCTTGTGTTATTTCACGTGCCATGGTATAATAGTAACAGAGCTCAGCAAGGTGCAGGGGATGATATGATGGCAGTCATGGAACCATTGCTTTATGCTGCTAGTGTTGATTTAGTTATTGCTGGTAATGTTCATGCTTATGAACGTTCG AAACGTGTGTATAATGGAAGATTGGATCGTTGTGGTGCTGTTCATATAACTATTGGTGATGGGGGAAACAGAGAAGGCTTAGCTCATAGGTAA
- the LOC101510471 gene encoding pectinesterase inhibitor 1, with product MSRYISLVVFVLCVASTYAIKVVDIDTICKDENVNTSLCITLLKSKQGADLLTLAQYTIDVLYTEVNNTVKLIKTLIHQFDKDPTAKSHYRECFELFAKPNGAAADVEALENKMKGGDYDGMREMALFITADYESCINDDSPGAIPYPDKSLLPKYAKVVNDIALILFVISKILMGNVQFAI from the coding sequence ATGAGTCGTTACATTTCTCTTGTGGTGTTTGTTTTATGTGTTGCGTCCACATATGCTATTAAAGTTGTAGATATTGACACCATTTGCAAGGATGAAAACGTTAACACTTCACTTTGCATAACTCTACTCAAATCAAAGCAAGGTGCAGATTTACTTACCCTTGCCCAATACACCATTGATGTGTTATATACTGAAGTGAATAACACAGTCAAACTTATCAAGACATTAATTCATCAATTTGATAAAGATCCTACAGCAAAATCCCATTACAGGGAATGTTTCGAACTTTTTGCAAAACCGAATGGTGCTGCTGCTGATGTTGAAGCACTTGAAAACAAGATGAAGGGTGGAGATTACGATGGGATGCGCGAGATGGCATTATTTATCACAGCAGATTATGAGTCTTGTATTAACGACGACTCACCGGGTGCCATACCTTACCCGGATAAATCTTTGCTCCCAAAATATGCTAAAGTTGTTAACGACATTGCTCTTATTCTCTTTGTTATATCAAAAATTTTGATGGGGAATGTTCAGTttgcaatttga
- the LOC101504694 gene encoding probable pectinesterase/pectinesterase inhibitor 13 has product MRSLNTSPFSSSSRCFLQQIFISYVSILLIVVSTGGFKKVIASRRLVEVNHQDYPTWFSTDDRILLSELRKGLARPNTIVANDGSGQYKTVAAAINSYPENHQGRYVIYVKMGIYHEYVTIGDEKRKILLYGDGPTNTIITGNKNVRSGLHTPETATFTTFGEDFIALSIAFENKAGPEAQQAVALRVEGDRSVFFRCAFLGYQDTLYTSNGRQFYRNCEIYGTIDFIFGKSGTTLIQNSKILVRKPIQGQQNVVVADGSYDKDKHTGIVLQNCSIMPDIELYPYRFTVKTYLARP; this is encoded by the exons ATGAGATCCTTGAACACCTCACCTTTTTCTAGTTCATCTCGATgctttttgcaacaaatttttatttcatatgtTTCTATCTTACTCATAGTGGTCAGCACTGGTGGCTTTAAAAAGGTGATTGCATCTCGTCGCCTTGTTGAAGTGAATCACCAAGATTATCCTACATGGTTTTCTACTGATGATCGTATCTTGTTGTCTGAGCTCCGAAAAGGTCTAGCTCGACCAAACACCATTGTGGCCAATGATGGCAGTGGCCAATATAAAACGGTTGCAGCCGCTATTAACTCGTACCCTGAAAATCATCAAGGAAGAtatgttatatatgttaaaatggGTATCTACCATGAGTATGTAACTATTGGcgatgaaaaaagaaaaattttacTATACGGTGATGGCCCTACAAACACAATTATCACTGGAAACAAGAACGTTCGGAGTGGACTCCATACACCCGAAACAGCCACATTTA CCACCTTTGGTGAAGACTTCATTGCCCTGTCAATTGCCTTTGAGAATAAAGCTGGTCCAGAAGCTCAACAAGCAGTAGCACTTCGTGTTGAAGGTGATCGCTCAGTATTCTTCCGGTGTGCATTTCTTGGTTATCAAGACACATTGTACACAAGCAACGGTCGTCAATTTTACCGTAACTGTGAGATTTATGGAACCATTGATTTTATCTTTGGGAAGTCGGGTACTACCTTGATTCAGAACTCTAAGATCTTGGTAAGGAAGCCCATTCAAGGACAACAAAATGTTGTGGTGGCAGATGGGTCATACGACAAGGACAAGCACACTGGAATAGTTCTCCAAAACTGCTCCATCATGCCAGACATTGAGCTATATCCTTATCGGTTTACAGTGAAGACTTACTTGGCAAGGCCATGA
- the LOC113783897 gene encoding purple acid phosphatase 18-like isoform X3 — translation MELIKFILVTISTLLISATITAEYVRPLPRNTLNIQWPWDSKSHSYPQQVHISLAGDKHMRITWITEDKHSSSFVEYGTLPGRYDSMAEGECTSYNYLLYSSGKIHHTVIGPLEHDTVYFYRCGGQGPEFQLKTPPAQYPITFAVAGDLGQTGWTKSTLDHIDQCKYDVYLLPGDLSYADCMQHLWDSFGRLVEPLASARPWMVTEGNHEEENILFLTDEFVSYNSRWKMPFEESGSTSNLYYSFEVAGVHVIMLGSYADYDESSEQYTWLMICQRWTGQGHLGCLCYFTCHGIIVTELSKVQGMI, via the exons ATGGAACTAATCAAATTCATTCTTGTTACTATTTCAACGCTTCTAATTTCTGCAACCATCACTGCTGAATACGTTCGCCCTTTACCTCGAAATACCTTAAACATCCAATGGCCATGGGATTCAAAATCTCACTCTTACCCTCAACAG gtgCACATTTCTTTGGCCGGAGACAAGCACATGAGAATTACATGGATAACTGAAGACAAACATTCATCTTCATTTGTAGAATATGGAACATTACCTGGTAGATATGATTCAATGGCTGAAGGAGAATGCACCTCTTATAATTATCTGTTATATAGCTCAGGAAAGATACACCATACTGTAATTGGACCTTTGGAACATGACACCGTGTACTTTTACCGATGTGGTGGACAAGGTCCTGAGTTTCAGCTCAAAACTCCTCCGGCTCAATATCCAATTACTTTTGCAGTGGCAGGGGATTTGGGTCAAACTGGTTGGACTAAATCAACATTAGATCACATTGATCAATGTAAATATGATGTTTACCTTCTTCCGGGTGACCTTTCATATGCTGATTGTATGCAACATCTTTGGGACTCGTTTGGTAGACTAGTGGAGCCACTCGCTAGTGCGAGGCCGTGGATGGTAACAGAAGGAAATCATGAAGAGGAGAATATACTATTTTTGACGGATGAATTTGTATCGTATAATTCTAGATGGAAAATGCCGTTTGAGGAAAGTGGATCAACTTCAAATCTGTATTATTCTTTTGAAGTTGCAGGTGTTCATGTTATCATGCTAGGGTCTTATGCAGATTATGATGAGTCCTCAGAACAATACACATGGCTAATG ATCTGTCAAAGGTGGACAGGACAAGGACACCTTGGCTGCTTGTGTTATTTCACGTGCCATGGTATAATAGTAACAGAGCTCAGCAAGGTGCAGGGGATGATATGA